The following DNA comes from bacterium.
TCAAAAAACGGCGCGCCACGTCGGTCTGGAACGAGTTGAATTCCCCGAACCAGAAGGTGACCGCGTCCACCGCGCCGAACAGCGCGAGGGCGTCGTCGTCGAGACGCGTGAGGTCCGCGTGGTGGAAGCCGCAGGCGAGGCCTTCCTGCGCGGCGACCGCGCGCGCGTGGTCCAGCGGCGCCGGCGCGAAGTCGAAGCCCACCGTCTCGTGGCCGCGGCGGGCGATCTCGTGGCAGTACAGGCCCGGGCCGCAGCCCACGTCCAGCACGCGCAGGCCGCGTTCGGCGCCCGCCAGGACGCGCAGCCGCTCGCAGAGCCAGCCCACGTGGTGGCCGATCACGTCCAGGGTGCGGCTGGCCATGTGGGTCCGCTGGTCGAGGTGGATGGCGAGCATGCGCTCGCTGAAGGCGGGCTCGTGCCAGGGGATCTTGTCGCCGTCATGCCAGGGCCGAGGCGCAGTCGGATCGTCCTTGATGCGCCGCCAGGCCTCCATGAGTTTTCCACAATCGTTCACCATATCTTCTCCACGTCCCTGCTCGATCGCAGTCGCTTGCCACAACGTTTCTTGCGCGGGATCATGCCTCAGCCGGGGGTGACTTTTCCACCCCTATCCACAGGCCGTCCCGGGCTTATGCAGGGGGTCGTCCACAGATTGATCCACAGGAAAAAGTGGCCGCGGGGCAAGTCGTCTTCCACGTCCGCCCCCGATGTGATACATTCGCCGATCCAGCCCCACATGTCACGCCAGCCAGCGAGGAATGGACGACTTGGAACCCGAACTGAGCCGCGCCCCCGCCCCAGGCCGCATCGCGCCCGGCCACCGCCTGCCGCCCCAGAACCAGGACGCAGAACGCGCGATCCTGGGCGCCGTCATGCTCGACCGCGACGCCCTGGGCATCGCCCTGGAGACCATCGACGACGGGGACTTCTACCGCGTCGAGCACCGGACCATCTTCCAGGTCATGTGCGAGCTCTACGAGAACGACCAGGCCATCGACGGCATCACCGTCGCCGAGGAGCTCGAACGGCGCAACGCCCTGCGCAAGGTCGGTGGCAACGACTACCTGGCGGACATCCTGGCCGGCACCGCGACGGCCGCCAACGTGTCCTACCACGCGCGCATCGTGCGCGACAAGTCGATCCTCAGGCGGCTGATCCACGTCAGTGGGGAGATCGCCGGCGACGCCTTCGAGGCGTCCCAGGAGACCGACACCATCCTCGACAACGCCCAGACCAAGATCTACCACATCGCCGAGAACCGTCAGACCCAGGCCTTCTTCCCGGTCAAGGACGTGGTGCCGGAGACCTTCCGCCGCATCGACGAGGCCTCGCGCAGCAAGGGCGACGTGACGGGGCTCGCCACCGGTTTCACCGAGCTGGACCAGCGCACCGCCGGGCTGCAGAACTCGGACCTGATCGTCCTGGCCGCGCGCCCGTCCATGGGCAAGACGGCGCTCGCCTTGAACATCGCCTACCACGCGGCGGTGAACGAGAAGGTGCCGGTCGCCTTCTTCAGCCTGGAGATGGCCAAGGAGCAGCTCGTGATGCGCCTGATCTGCGCCAGCGGCGGCTTCAACAACCACGACCTGCGCCGCGGACACATCAAGCCCGAGGACTGGCCCAAGCTCACCGAGGCCTGCAGCCGGCTCTCCGACGCGCCCATCTTCATCGACGACTCCAGCGGCATCTCGGTCCTGGAGATGAAGGCCAAGGCGCGGCGCCTGAGGCAACAGCACGACATCGGCCTGATCGTCGTGGACTACATGCAGCTGATGACCGGCACCGCCCGCGCCGAGAACCGCCAGCAGGAGATCTCGGTGATCAGCCGCAACCTGAAGGGCATGGCCAAGGATCTCGACGTGCCGGTTATGGCCCTGAGCCAGCTCTCGCGCGCGGTGGAGAGCCGCGGCGACCACCAGCCGCTGCTGTCGGACCTGCGCGAGTCCGGCTCGATCGAGCAGGACGCGGACGTGGTGCTCTTCCTCTTCCGCGAGGAGTACTACAAGCCGGACGACGACTCGGTGAAGAACCGCGCTACTGTCAATATCGGCAAGCAGCGTAACGGACCCATCGGCAGGTTCGATCTGCACTTCCACAAGGCTTTCACGCGGTTCGGGAATCTGCAGCGGTAGCCACGCCGTGCCCGCGCTGACAAGGCGAAGCGAGGATGCGATGAACTCGTCAGGAATTACCCGCATCGTGGGCGTCCCGATGTTCCCGCTCCCGGACTACTACCTCTTCCCGGGCGCCCTGGTGCCCTTGCACATCTTCGAGCCGCGTTACCGGCAGATGATCTCCGACCTGCTCGACACGGCCGGCCGCCTGGTCGTGGGCACGATCCGCGCCCAGGATGCGCAGACCGCCTACGGCCCTTCGGTCTTCGCCATCGGCGGCCTCGGCGAGATCGTCAGCCATCGCCGCCTCGACGACGGCCGCTACCTGATCTGGCTGCTGGGTCTCGAGCGCGTGCGGCTGAAGGAGATCGACAGCGATCGGCTCTACCGCCGCGTCGACGCCACCGTCTTGCCGGACGAGGTTGGGAACGAGCAGCGCAACGCCGAGCTGGCGCCGCGGCTGCGTGCCGCCATCGAAAAACGCATGCTCCCCGGCATCGAGCTGTCGGCGAGCCTGGGCGCCGGGCTGCTCGCGGACATCCTCCACCAGCACCTGCCCCTCTCGATCGCCCAGAAGGACTGGGTGCTCGCCCAGCGCAACGTCACCCGGCGCGCCGAGGCCGCGCTCGCCTGGCTCGACGGTATCGCCGACGAGGCCGAGGCGTGACCGGAGCTCCCGACAGACCGCCGCGGATCCTGATCACCAACGGCAGCCGCATGTGGGGCGGCACGGAAAATTGCGCCCTGCGCCTGGCCGCCGGCCTGCGGCGGCGCGGCTGCGCGGTGCGCTTCCTGTGGGGCCACGAGGTCGTCGGCGAACGCGTCCGGGCGGCCGGCGTGCCCGGGACGCGGCTGCGTCTGCGGGCCGACGCGGACCTGTCCGGTCTGTGGCGCCTGGTCCGCGAACTGCACGGTCACCGGGCCGAAGCCCTGCTCGCCACCCGCTGGCGCGAATACCTCCTGGGCGGGATCGCCGCCCGGCTGGCGCGCACGCCCCGCATGGTCTGCCAGCTCGGCCTGCAGGTGGCGCCCAAGCCCGACTTCAAGCGCAAGCTCATCTTCCGCCTCGCCGATCGTGTGATCGTCAACGCGGAGGAGATCCGCCAGGGGCTGCGGCGATGCACCTGGATCGAGCCGGACAGGATCTCGGTGGTGCATAACGGCGTCGACCTGGAGCGCTTCCGCGATCCCGCCGGCGGCGCGGCGTTTCGCGCCGGGCTCGATATACCCGCTGCCGCGCCCCTGGTCCTGAACGTCGGCGCCCTGACACCCCAGAAGGATCACGCCATCCTGGTCCGGGCCGCCGCGCGCCTGGTGTCGTCAGTGCCCGATGTCCACGTGGCCGTGGTCGGGGAGGGTTTTCTGCGGGACGAGATCGCGGCGATGATAGCGCAAGCGGGCGTCGGCGACCGTTTCCATCTGGCCGGCTTCCGCAGGGACGTGCGCCCGGCCCTGGCCGCCGCCGATCTCTTCGTGCTCTCCTCGTACAACGAGGGCATGCCGTGGGCGTTGATCGAGGCCATGGCGTCGGGTCTGCCGCTGGTGGCCACCGACATCTCCGGCACGCGGGCCTGCGTGGAAGACGGACTAAACGGCCTGATCGTCCCGGCGCGGGATCCCGGGGCCCTGGCCGACGCCTGCGCCCGCCTGTTGACCGACCGACCGCGGCGCGAGGACATGGCCCGGGCCTCGCGGCGCCTAGCCGTCGAGCGCTTCGACGAGGAACGCATGATCGACGAGACCCTCCACCTCCTCCGCGGATGACGATCGTCATGGACGACCTGCACCTGATCGACCTGGTCCAGGAGAAGCGCGGCTACCGCAGGTTCATCACCAGCTGGCTGCACCGCGGTCCGGACCTGACCTATCTCGTCGACACGGGTCCCGCGTGCACCGCGGACGACCTGCTGCGCGCGCTGCGACGGCTTGGCGTGGCGCGGCTGGACTGGATCCTGCTCACCCACGTCCACCTGGACCACGCCGGCGCCGCGGGGCACGTGGCGGACGCGTTTCCCGAGGCCCGGGTCGTATGCTGGCCCAAGGCCGCGCCGCACCTGGTGGAGCCGTCGCGGCTGTGGGAGGGCTCGTTGCAGGTGCTGGGCGACACCGCCCGCATGTTCGGCGAACCGGCCCCCCTCGACCCCGGGCGCATCCTCCATCCCGACCGGCTGGCGAGCCGAGGCCTCCGCTGGCTGCATACGCCGGGACACGCCCCGCATCACGTCAGCTACGTGC
Coding sequences within:
- a CDS encoding LON peptidase substrate-binding domain-containing protein, with product MNSSGITRIVGVPMFPLPDYYLFPGALVPLHIFEPRYRQMISDLLDTAGRLVVGTIRAQDAQTAYGPSVFAIGGLGEIVSHRRLDDGRYLIWLLGLERVRLKEIDSDRLYRRVDATVLPDEVGNEQRNAELAPRLRAAIEKRMLPGIELSASLGAGLLADILHQHLPLSIAQKDWVLAQRNVTRRAEAALAWLDGIADEAEA
- the dnaB gene encoding replicative DNA helicase, giving the protein MDDLEPELSRAPAPGRIAPGHRLPPQNQDAERAILGAVMLDRDALGIALETIDDGDFYRVEHRTIFQVMCELYENDQAIDGITVAEELERRNALRKVGGNDYLADILAGTATAANVSYHARIVRDKSILRRLIHVSGEIAGDAFEASQETDTILDNAQTKIYHIAENRQTQAFFPVKDVVPETFRRIDEASRSKGDVTGLATGFTELDQRTAGLQNSDLIVLAARPSMGKTALALNIAYHAAVNEKVPVAFFSLEMAKEQLVMRLICASGGFNNHDLRRGHIKPEDWPKLTEACSRLSDAPIFIDDSSGISVLEMKAKARRLRQQHDIGLIVVDYMQLMTGTARAENRQQEISVISRNLKGMAKDLDVPVMALSQLSRAVESRGDHQPLLSDLRESGSIEQDADVVLFLFREEYYKPDDDSVKNRATVNIGKQRNGPIGRFDLHFHKAFTRFGNLQR
- a CDS encoding MBL fold metallo-hydrolase — its product is MDDLHLIDLVQEKRGYRRFITSWLHRGPDLTYLVDTGPACTADDLLRALRRLGVARLDWILLTHVHLDHAGAAGHVADAFPEARVVCWPKAAPHLVEPSRLWEGSLQVLGDTARMFGEPAPLDPGRILHPDRLASRGLRWLHTPGHAPHHVSYVHGDVLYGGEAAGMTCPTRSGVPYLRPATPPRFYLDVALDSLAKLQALDPPPARFAFAHYGLAEDTASILRHGLAQLTSWVASVRDLCVETGAGAWSPEFQAQAIARLSQNDPLFAPFADLEDDLQDREREYIRNTLEGMLGHLARESQA
- a CDS encoding glycosyltransferase, which gives rise to MTGAPDRPPRILITNGSRMWGGTENCALRLAAGLRRRGCAVRFLWGHEVVGERVRAAGVPGTRLRLRADADLSGLWRLVRELHGHRAEALLATRWREYLLGGIAARLARTPRMVCQLGLQVAPKPDFKRKLIFRLADRVIVNAEEIRQGLRRCTWIEPDRISVVHNGVDLERFRDPAGGAAFRAGLDIPAAAPLVLNVGALTPQKDHAILVRAAARLVSSVPDVHVAVVGEGFLRDEIAAMIAQAGVGDRFHLAGFRRDVRPALAAADLFVLSSYNEGMPWALIEAMASGLPLVATDISGTRACVEDGLNGLIVPARDPGALADACARLLTDRPRREDMARASRRLAVERFDEERMIDETLHLLRG
- a CDS encoding class I SAM-dependent methyltransferase, with the protein product MNDCGKLMEAWRRIKDDPTAPRPWHDGDKIPWHEPAFSERMLAIHLDQRTHMASRTLDVIGHHVGWLCERLRVLAGAERGLRVLDVGCGPGLYCHEIARRGHETVGFDFAPAPLDHARAVAAQEGLACGFHHADLTRLDDDALALFGAVDAVTFWFGEFNSFQTDVARRFLKRLSSVLRPGGLFALEVQPYDSFDREDVNEWQLHESSPLCDGPHFWLQRHHWDEDAQAEITVYWIIDARTGEVERFAQCHQAWRDEELVAALADAGLTGAVFEPPITGCDERFEFAMVTVRKTG